A single Calidifontibacter indicus DNA region contains:
- a CDS encoding error-prone DNA polymerase, which translates to MGWNNPPIPWSQLEQTLSRGVRPQVLGGMPADGGDGPAFSRKRAKFRPEELVRPEHTVPYAELHAHSHYSFLDGASSPEDLVTEAVRLGLHGLALTDHDGLYGIVRLAEAAEGYGDLITMYGAELSFGLSAPQNGVADPEGHHLSLIADGVDGYRRLASALTDGHLHPDAEKGRPVHDLDNVAALTSGSCFVLTGCRKGLVRQALSRGDEQAAMAELDRLAHLFGADRVLVELTDHGDPVDGPRNDRLADLAARSGLAVVATNAVHYATPRDYPLATAVAAVRARRSLDDLDGWLPSTDQAHLRSGAEMQQRFGRFPGALERTVEIADQAGFRLRAATPRLPKQDVPAGHTSMSWLRELVETAAAQKFSPMSTEVRQRLDKELDVIEAKDFPGYFLIVHDIVTFARGEGILCQGRGSAAASLVCYVLGITVIDPIFYRLPFERFLSELREEAPDIDIDFDSGRREEVIQYVYRRYGRRNAAQVANVVTYRPKNAVRDMAKALGHSQGQQDAWSKQVERWGAEISSADHDIPAPVIDLAQQVLTFPRHLGIHSGGMVLTERPVGEVCPIEPARMENRTVLQWDKDDCAWMGLVKFDLLGLGMLAALQYTFDLTHEHLGEQWRIETLPKGEAAVYDMLGRADSIGVFQVESRAQMGTLPRLKPRSFYDLAVEIALIRPGPIQGGAVHPYIRRRMGQEEVTYAHPLLEDVLERTLGVPLFQEQLMQMAVSVGGCSPADADLLRRAMGSKRGVERIDALRARLYEGMYANGITPQVADEIYNKIEAFANFGFAESHSLSFAVLVYASSWLKLHYPAAFLAALLRAQPMGFYSPQTLVGDARRHGVTVRPPHLHLSGVHAGLEAVDESGCVTAEPTGLSECLADHDELDIGEFDPSAPDVTAAHRRDGAFAVRLGLDEIKGLGEAVAERIVVAREHGGPFSDLADLSRRATLDADELEALALSGALDCIAGSRREALWRSAEAAAVREGQLEFTVPYQPPLLPLPTPGEILQHDLRSTGISPDDHPIRHNRATLSARGVRPISSCLRVESGRRVEVAGVVTHRQRPATASGITFLNLEDETGLLNVIVSRGVWHRYRRIARSAPAMVIRGILERSPENVVNLLADRLEPLAISVRTGSRDFR; encoded by the coding sequence ATGGGCTGGAACAACCCGCCGATCCCCTGGTCGCAACTGGAGCAGACGCTCTCGCGCGGCGTCCGGCCGCAGGTGCTCGGTGGCATGCCCGCCGACGGCGGCGACGGTCCGGCGTTCTCCCGCAAGCGGGCGAAGTTCCGCCCGGAGGAACTGGTGCGGCCCGAGCACACCGTGCCCTACGCCGAGTTGCACGCGCACTCCCACTACAGCTTCCTCGACGGCGCCTCCTCGCCGGAGGATCTCGTCACCGAGGCGGTGCGGCTCGGACTGCACGGGCTCGCGCTCACCGACCACGACGGTCTCTACGGCATCGTGCGGTTGGCCGAGGCGGCGGAGGGCTACGGCGACCTCATCACGATGTACGGCGCCGAGTTGTCGTTCGGGCTCTCCGCACCGCAGAACGGGGTGGCCGACCCGGAGGGTCACCACCTCTCGTTGATCGCCGACGGGGTCGACGGATACCGTCGGTTGGCGAGTGCGCTGACCGACGGACACCTCCATCCCGACGCGGAGAAGGGGCGTCCGGTGCACGACCTCGACAATGTCGCGGCGCTGACGAGCGGTTCGTGCTTCGTGCTCACCGGGTGTCGCAAAGGGCTTGTGCGCCAGGCCCTTTCCCGCGGTGACGAGCAGGCTGCGATGGCCGAGCTCGACCGGCTCGCGCACCTGTTCGGCGCCGACCGGGTGCTCGTCGAACTCACCGACCACGGCGACCCCGTCGACGGCCCCCGCAACGACCGACTCGCCGACCTCGCCGCGAGATCCGGGTTGGCGGTGGTGGCGACGAACGCCGTCCACTACGCCACCCCGCGCGACTACCCGCTCGCCACTGCGGTCGCGGCCGTGCGGGCGCGACGCAGCCTCGACGACCTCGACGGCTGGCTGCCCTCCACCGACCAGGCGCACCTGCGCAGCGGCGCGGAGATGCAGCAGCGGTTCGGCAGGTTTCCCGGCGCCCTGGAGCGCACGGTGGAGATCGCCGACCAGGCCGGCTTCCGGTTGCGTGCGGCCACTCCGCGACTGCCCAAGCAGGACGTGCCCGCCGGGCACACCTCGATGAGCTGGCTGCGCGAACTCGTGGAAACCGCTGCGGCACAGAAGTTCTCACCGATGTCGACGGAGGTTCGTCAGCGCCTCGACAAGGAGCTCGACGTCATCGAGGCCAAGGACTTCCCCGGCTACTTCCTCATCGTCCACGACATCGTCACCTTCGCCCGCGGTGAAGGCATCCTGTGCCAGGGGCGCGGATCGGCGGCTGCCTCACTGGTCTGTTACGTGCTCGGCATCACCGTGATCGATCCGATCTTCTACCGGCTCCCGTTCGAACGATTCCTGTCCGAACTGCGCGAGGAAGCACCCGACATCGACATCGACTTCGACTCCGGACGGCGCGAAGAGGTCATCCAGTACGTCTACCGCCGCTACGGTCGGCGCAACGCCGCCCAGGTCGCCAATGTCGTCACCTACCGGCCGAAGAACGCGGTCCGTGACATGGCAAAAGCGTTGGGGCACAGCCAGGGTCAGCAAGATGCGTGGTCGAAACAGGTCGAGCGGTGGGGCGCCGAGATCAGCAGCGCCGACCACGACATCCCCGCACCGGTGATCGACCTCGCCCAACAGGTGCTCACCTTCCCGCGGCACCTCGGCATCCACTCCGGCGGGATGGTGCTCACCGAGCGACCGGTCGGCGAGGTGTGTCCGATCGAGCCTGCGCGGATGGAGAACCGCACCGTGCTGCAGTGGGACAAGGACGACTGCGCGTGGATGGGGTTGGTGAAGTTCGACCTGCTCGGACTCGGCATGCTGGCCGCGTTGCAGTACACCTTCGACCTCACCCACGAGCACCTCGGCGAACAATGGCGCATCGAGACGCTCCCCAAAGGTGAGGCCGCGGTCTACGACATGCTCGGGCGGGCCGACTCGATCGGGGTCTTCCAGGTGGAGAGCCGGGCACAGATGGGCACTCTCCCCCGGCTGAAGCCGCGCAGTTTCTACGACCTCGCGGTCGAGATCGCGCTCATCCGGCCGGGCCCCATCCAGGGCGGCGCGGTGCACCCGTACATCCGCCGGCGGATGGGTCAGGAGGAGGTCACCTACGCTCACCCGCTGTTGGAGGACGTGCTCGAACGCACCCTCGGGGTGCCGTTGTTCCAGGAGCAACTCATGCAGATGGCGGTGAGCGTCGGCGGGTGCTCGCCGGCGGACGCCGATCTGCTGCGGCGCGCGATGGGTTCCAAGCGTGGGGTCGAACGGATCGACGCGCTGCGCGCCCGGCTGTACGAGGGCATGTACGCCAACGGCATCACCCCGCAGGTGGCCGACGAGATCTACAACAAGATCGAGGCGTTCGCGAACTTCGGGTTCGCCGAGTCGCACTCCCTCAGTTTCGCGGTGCTGGTCTATGCCAGTTCATGGCTGAAACTGCACTACCCGGCGGCTTTTCTCGCGGCACTGCTGCGTGCCCAGCCGATGGGGTTCTACTCCCCGCAGACGCTCGTCGGCGACGCGCGCCGGCACGGCGTGACCGTGCGTCCCCCACACCTGCACCTGTCAGGTGTGCATGCCGGTTTGGAGGCCGTCGACGAAAGCGGTTGTGTGACAGCCGAACCCACGGGTCTCTCCGAATGTCTTGCCGACCATGACGAACTCGACATCGGCGAGTTCGACCCGTCGGCCCCCGACGTGACCGCCGCGCACCGACGGGACGGTGCGTTCGCCGTCCGCCTCGGGTTGGACGAGATCAAGGGCTTGGGCGAAGCCGTTGCCGAGCGGATCGTGGTCGCTCGTGAACACGGCGGCCCGTTCAGCGATCTGGCCGATCTGTCCCGTCGAGCGACGCTCGACGCCGACGAACTGGAGGCACTCGCGCTCAGCGGCGCGCTCGACTGCATCGCCGGGTCGCGCCGGGAGGCGTTGTGGCGTTCGGCCGAGGCTGCTGCCGTCCGCGAGGGTCAGTTGGAGTTCACCGTGCCCTACCAGCCGCCACTGTTGCCGTTGCCCACCCCGGGCGAGATCCTGCAGCACGACCTGCGGTCGACCGGCATCAGCCCCGACGACCACCCGATCCGACACAACCGGGCTACGTTGAGCGCCAGGGGTGTTCGTCCGATCAGCAGTTGTCTGAGGGTCGAATCCGGACGCCGGGTGGAGGTGGCCGGTGTCGTGACCCACCGGCAGCGACCGGCGACGGCGAGCGGCATCACCTTCCTCAACCTGGAGGACGAGACCGGCCTGCTCAATGTCATCGTCAGCCGTGGTGTCTGGCATCGCTACCGGCGGATCGCCCGGTCGGCGCCGGCGATGGTGATCCGCGGCATTCTCGAGCGTTCGCCGGAGAACGTCGTCAACCTCCTCGCCGACCGGCTCGAACCGCTGGCGATCAGCGTGCGCACCGGGTCGCGCGACTTCCGCTGA